A window of Thermosynechococcus sp. NK55a contains these coding sequences:
- the rpsR gene encoding 30S ribosomal protein S18 translates to MAFYRRRISPIPPGQPIDYKDVDLLRRFITERGKILPRRVTGLTAKQQRQLAVAIKRARIMALLPFLNLEG, encoded by the coding sequence ATGGCATTTTATCGGCGACGCATTTCCCCCATTCCCCCCGGCCAACCCATTGACTACAAAGACGTGGATTTACTGCGACGCTTTATCACTGAGCGGGGAAAAATCCTACCGCGGCGGGTGACCGGTCTCACCGCCAAGCAACAGCGGCAACTGGCAGTAGCTATTAAGCGGGCACGGATCATGGCCCTCTTGCCCTTCTTGAATCTTGAAGGCTAG
- a CDS encoding metal ABC transporter substrate-binding protein produces MAIQAHLKRWGLLLILGVFLGSCAPQAQSPQEQETSQTEAPLTIVTTFLPITAFTKAVAGDRATVEQLLPPNVDAHDLQARPEDVRLLGTARVLVKNGLGLETFLDPLIKNAANTDLKVIDTSAGVTPIANTKGNPDHAHDHDDHSHSHSHGEFNPHIWLDPQRAVQQVKNIRDGLIAVDPEGAAIYEKNSAAFIQKLEALDALAREKLTPFAGKTFVVYHDVAPYFAERYNLKAIYLVGIPAVNPSPADVQRVMQAVRQSDLKTLLTEPGQEQGFESLAQDSGAKVSVFDPLERAPSAADLTPAYFLGKMEQNILNLAEAFGAQRQAHRSPYSLAVLELAWIPL; encoded by the coding sequence ATGGCTATTCAAGCACACCTTAAACGCTGGGGGCTGCTGCTAATTCTGGGGGTATTTTTGGGCAGTTGTGCCCCCCAAGCCCAGTCGCCACAGGAGCAGGAGACCTCACAGACAGAAGCGCCATTGACGATTGTGACGACTTTTTTACCCATCACTGCCTTTACAAAAGCGGTTGCGGGCGATCGCGCCACTGTCGAGCAACTGTTGCCCCCTAATGTTGATGCCCACGACTTGCAAGCCCGTCCTGAGGATGTGCGGCTTTTGGGGACGGCAAGGGTCTTGGTCAAAAACGGTCTTGGGTTGGAAACGTTCCTTGACCCCTTAATCAAGAATGCCGCCAATACAGACCTTAAAGTCATTGATACCAGTGCTGGAGTAACCCCAATTGCCAACACAAAGGGTAATCCCGACCACGCCCATGATCACGACGACCATAGCCACAGTCATAGCCATGGTGAATTCAATCCCCACATTTGGCTGGATCCTCAGCGTGCTGTCCAGCAGGTAAAAAATATTCGTGATGGCCTGATTGCCGTCGATCCTGAAGGGGCTGCCATCTATGAAAAGAATAGTGCTGCCTTTATTCAAAAGTTAGAAGCACTCGATGCCCTGGCACGGGAAAAGCTCACTCCCTTTGCCGGCAAAACATTTGTGGTCTATCACGATGTGGCCCCCTATTTTGCCGAGAGGTATAACCTGAAAGCGATCTATCTCGTCGGTATTCCCGCCGTTAACCCCTCACCAGCGGACGTGCAACGGGTGATGCAGGCGGTGCGGCAAAGTGACCTGAAAACGCTCTTGACTGAACCGGGGCAAGAACAGGGCTTTGAAAGTTTAGCGCAGGATTCGGGGGCAAAAGTGAGTGTGTTTGATCCCCTAGAGCGTGCCCCTTCTGCAGCGGATCTCACCCCTGCCTATTTCCTGGGCAAGATGGAGCAGAACATTCTCAACCTTGCTGAAGCGTTTGGGGCGCAACGGCAAGCCCATCGTTCCCCTTATTCCTTGGCGGTTTTGGAATTGGCGTGGATACCCCTGTGA
- a CDS encoding metal ABC transporter ATP-binding protein encodes MDTPVKEYLLEVENLSVRRGDRWVVENVSFTLAANTNMAIVGPNGAGKSSLIQAILGIIPYQQGRVTLLGYGMAYRRTLPYVRQQVAYLPQNFQCDPRIPITVAEFVGLGWGQPTWQWPWQYRQQRDRAIFESLQRLNLEHLAAQPMSSLSGGETKRALLAYCLVQPRRLLILDEAPAGLDRRGEQQFYDLLETLKVSEGWGILQISHHLERVRATCDQVLYLDRSVQGLGTPEWVLQQFAA; translated from the coding sequence GTGGATACCCCTGTGAAGGAATACCTACTGGAGGTGGAAAACCTCTCCGTGCGGCGGGGCGATCGCTGGGTGGTGGAAAATGTCTCCTTTACCCTCGCAGCCAATACGAATATGGCCATTGTTGGTCCCAATGGGGCGGGCAAAAGTAGCCTGATTCAAGCCATCTTGGGAATTATTCCCTACCAGCAGGGACGGGTGACGCTCCTAGGGTATGGCATGGCCTATCGCCGCACACTCCCCTATGTCCGCCAACAAGTGGCTTATTTGCCACAAAACTTCCAGTGCGATCCACGCATTCCGATCACAGTGGCTGAATTTGTGGGTTTGGGCTGGGGGCAACCGACATGGCAGTGGCCTTGGCAGTACCGACAGCAGCGCGATCGCGCCATCTTTGAGAGTCTCCAACGCCTGAACTTAGAGCATCTTGCGGCGCAACCCATGAGTTCCCTTTCCGGGGGCGAAACAAAACGCGCCCTTTTGGCCTATTGCTTGGTGCAGCCCCGTCGTCTCCTGATTTTGGATGAAGCTCCCGCTGGCTTAGATCGCCGAGGTGAGCAACAGTTTTACGACCTCCTGGAGACCCTCAAGGTGAGTGAGGGCTGGGGGATTTTACAAATTTCCCATCACTTGGAGCGGGTAAGAGCAACCTGCGATCAGGTGCTGTATCTGGATCGCTCTGTCCAAGGACTAGGAACCCCCGAATGGGTGCTGCAACAATTTGCGGCCTAA
- a CDS encoding NUDIX hydrolase, with the protein MPAPTMVPVALAILYQGDRVLMQLRDDDPHILYAGHWGLFGGHLEPEEAPLEGVQREVYEEIGYCPPHFTFFGEYGDPQVHRYIFTGPLTCELGTLVLNEGQGMDLVPYASVVAGVHYAQTLGEDRPLGAIHQRILLDFFAQFRRESAL; encoded by the coding sequence ATGCCAGCACCTACGATGGTTCCCGTGGCCCTTGCCATTCTCTACCAAGGCGATCGCGTTCTTATGCAGCTGCGAGATGATGATCCCCACATCCTGTATGCTGGCCACTGGGGACTTTTTGGCGGTCACCTTGAACCTGAAGAAGCACCGCTCGAGGGGGTTCAGCGGGAAGTCTATGAGGAGATTGGCTACTGCCCACCCCACTTCACCTTTTTTGGCGAGTACGGCGATCCCCAAGTACATCGCTATATTTTCACAGGCCCTTTAACCTGCGAATTGGGCACCTTAGTCCTCAATGAAGGACAGGGGATGGACTTGGTACCCTACGCCTCTGTGGTGGCTGGAGTTCACTATGCCCAAACCCTCGGGGAAGATCGCCCCTTAGGAGCCATCCACCAACGGATTCTGCTTGATTTCTTTGCTCAATTTAGGAGGGAATCAGCCCTTTAG
- a CDS encoding DUF1815 family protein produces the protein MFYRLAEQHRQFIRDLVLNLQALAIALENRGYMASCYTCGGELNSASFMVSLADNHLIRFLVSDYGITWTEMRDDRELMKLEGAEAINQLQELANLLKEVRVPTAI, from the coding sequence ATGTTTTATCGCTTAGCCGAACAACACCGCCAGTTTATTCGCGACTTAGTGCTGAACCTGCAAGCCCTAGCGATCGCCCTAGAAAATCGAGGCTACATGGCCTCCTGCTACACCTGTGGCGGTGAACTCAACAGTGCCTCCTTTATGGTCAGCTTGGCCGACAACCACCTGATTCGCTTTTTGGTTTCTGATTATGGAATTACTTGGACTGAAATGCGGGACGACCGCGAACTGATGAAACTAGAAGGGGCAGAGGCCATCAACCAACTGCAGGAACTGGCCAATCTCCTCAAGGAAGTCCGTGTCCCCACTGCGATTTAA
- a CDS encoding alpha/beta fold hydrolase, with protein MTEVSLSWQHQYLSVNQVRLHYVTQGSGDLVILLHGFPEFWYSWRFQIPVLARHFKVVVPDLRGYNDSEKPAHGYDLDTLSQDVTALIQELGYERAHIVGHDCGGLIAWHVAARFPQRVQHLAVLNTPHLYPVGLELWQQVEHFWRNWPLLACHIPGLAEYWLGHNLRSFLQDFFQRYSIRKAAFSAETVQLYQAALEKAGAIAAVLKSYRHLFSPQQWWHLLQQHREAITSPTLILWGADDPLAQPCLANGIEALIHAPWRLKYLPDCGHWAQQEVPGLVNRELLAFLRA; from the coding sequence ATGACCGAAGTTTCCCTGAGTTGGCAACACCAGTACCTCAGCGTTAACCAAGTGCGCCTGCACTACGTCACCCAAGGCAGCGGTGATCTAGTGATTTTGTTGCACGGCTTTCCAGAGTTTTGGTACTCTTGGCGATTTCAAATTCCCGTCCTGGCTCGTCATTTCAAGGTCGTAGTGCCAGATCTGCGGGGCTACAATGACTCCGAGAAGCCTGCCCATGGCTATGATCTCGATACCCTCAGCCAAGATGTTACGGCGCTCATTCAAGAGCTGGGCTATGAACGAGCACACATTGTCGGCCATGATTGCGGTGGCCTGATAGCTTGGCATGTGGCGGCCCGCTTTCCGCAGAGGGTGCAGCATTTAGCGGTCTTGAATACCCCGCACCTCTACCCTGTGGGACTGGAACTCTGGCAGCAGGTGGAGCATTTTTGGCGCAACTGGCCGCTATTGGCCTGCCACATCCCCGGCTTAGCGGAATACTGGCTAGGGCACAATCTGCGGAGTTTTTTGCAGGATTTCTTTCAGCGCTACTCCATCCGCAAGGCGGCCTTTTCAGCAGAAACTGTGCAACTCTATCAGGCGGCTCTCGAAAAAGCGGGAGCGATCGCTGCTGTCCTCAAAAGTTATCGCCATCTTTTTTCACCCCAACAGTGGTGGCACCTACTGCAACAGCACAGGGAAGCCATTACCAGCCCCACCCTGATCCTCTGGGGCGCCGATGATCCCCTCGCCCAGCCCTGCCTTGCCAATGGTATTGAAGCGTTGATCCATGCACCGTGGCGGCTGAAATACCTGCCTGACTGTGGCCACTGGGCACAACAGGAAGTGCCAGGGCTCGTCAATCGCGAACTCCTTGCCTTTTTGCGTGCATAA
- a CDS encoding DUF4912 domain-containing protein, translating to MPKDRPPLEEMTLRQLRRVASELQVSRYSRMRKDQLLAAIREKQAQANGSTTTISIQPVPSSLESQEKVEAAKFDLGPTQDDVLLASVDEGLGDLPGGYGESRIVLMPRDPQWAYAYWDVPNEHREELRRQGGQQLALRLYDATNINLDSQIPHSVQEYPCDELAREWYLPIPVSDRDYVVEIGYRCADGRWLVLARSAPIHIPPAYPSDWVWDQFITVDWDMDLRGKTLFDLGAPLAGTAEPNPIYEGIFAMAEGAEAQRVAGSLFGSMHQVPGAISQLPEMAISSYVFPSGVGLWAVPTVSGLTMSGVGFSASAAPIRPRKFWLVADAELIVYGATEPDATVTIGGRPIKLNPDGTFRFQMSFQDGLIDFPILAVAADGEQNRAIHMKFTRETPERRTNTKEEAVLEWLA from the coding sequence ATGCCAAAAGATCGCCCCCCTTTAGAAGAAATGACATTGCGGCAGTTGCGGCGAGTGGCCAGTGAACTGCAAGTATCCCGCTATAGCCGTATGCGCAAAGATCAGCTCCTCGCTGCCATCCGTGAAAAACAGGCGCAAGCCAACGGATCGACCACCACCATTTCTATCCAACCTGTCCCCTCTAGTCTGGAGTCCCAAGAAAAAGTGGAAGCCGCAAAGTTTGACCTCGGTCCTACTCAAGATGATGTTCTCTTGGCCTCAGTGGATGAAGGCCTTGGGGATTTGCCGGGTGGCTATGGTGAAAGCCGCATTGTCCTCATGCCCCGTGATCCCCAGTGGGCCTACGCCTATTGGGATGTGCCCAACGAGCACCGCGAAGAATTGCGGCGGCAAGGGGGGCAGCAACTGGCTCTACGCCTCTACGATGCCACGAATATCAACCTCGATAGCCAAATTCCCCACAGCGTTCAGGAGTACCCCTGCGATGAGTTGGCGCGGGAGTGGTATCTGCCCATCCCCGTCAGCGATCGCGACTATGTAGTGGAAATTGGTTATCGCTGTGCCGATGGCCGCTGGTTAGTTCTAGCTCGTTCTGCCCCCATTCATATTCCCCCCGCCTACCCCTCAGATTGGGTTTGGGATCAATTCATTACCGTGGATTGGGATATGGATCTGCGGGGCAAAACCCTCTTTGATCTGGGGGCACCCTTGGCAGGCACGGCCGAACCCAATCCCATTTATGAAGGCATCTTTGCCATGGCCGAAGGGGCAGAAGCGCAGCGGGTGGCGGGTTCCCTCTTTGGTTCTATGCACCAAGTCCCTGGCGCCATCTCCCAGTTGCCAGAAATGGCCATCAGTTCCTATGTCTTCCCCTCTGGAGTTGGGCTATGGGCGGTGCCGACGGTTTCGGGTCTGACAATGTCGGGCGTTGGCTTCTCAGCTTCGGCGGCTCCCATTCGTCCGCGCAAATTCTGGTTGGTGGCGGATGCTGAACTCATTGTCTATGGGGCTACGGAGCCAGATGCCACCGTCACCATTGGTGGGCGCCCCATCAAACTCAATCCCGATGGCACGTTCCGCTTCCAAATGTCCTTCCAAGATGGCCTCATCGACTTCCCGATCTTGGCAGTGGCGGCAGATGGGGAACAAAACCGCGCTATTCACATGAAGTTCACTCGCGAAACCCCCGAACGCCGCACCAATACCAAGGAAGAAGCGGTGCTGGAGTGGCTCGCCTAA
- a CDS encoding SufS family cysteine desulfurase: MTIAPSRSLADLCRADFPILARQVHDRPLIYFDNAATSQKPLAVLNTLEDYYRRYNANVHRGVHTLSAEATTAYEGAREKVARFVNAAHPEEIIYTRNASEAINLVAYSWGMNTLRDGDEIILTVMEHHSNLIPWQFVAQKTGARLKFVELTPEQTFDLNHYESLLSDRTRLVAVAHVSNTLGCLNPIPEIVRLAHAKGARVLVDACQSVPHLPIDVQQLGCDWLVASGHKMCAPTGIGFLWGRSELLRQMSPFLGGGEMIADVFLDHATYADIPHKFEAGTPAIAEAIALGAAVDYLSQWGMARIHAYEQELTAYLFERLQELPAVTVYGPKSGDRAALASFTVGEVHPHDLSTILDQSGIAIRAGHHCTQPLHRYLGVQSTARASLYFYNTRAEIDQFIAALGEAIAFFSEVFA, translated from the coding sequence ATGACGATCGCCCCGAGCCGCTCCCTCGCTGACCTTTGCCGAGCTGATTTTCCGATTTTGGCGCGACAGGTCCACGATCGCCCCTTGATTTACTTTGACAATGCGGCCACCTCCCAGAAGCCCTTGGCAGTTCTCAATACCCTTGAGGACTACTATCGGCGCTATAACGCTAATGTCCATCGGGGGGTACACACCCTCAGTGCTGAGGCCACTACCGCCTATGAAGGGGCACGGGAAAAGGTGGCGCGTTTTGTCAATGCTGCCCATCCCGAGGAAATTATCTATACTCGCAATGCCAGTGAGGCGATTAACCTCGTGGCCTATAGTTGGGGCATGAATACGCTGCGGGACGGGGATGAAATTATCCTGACGGTGATGGAGCACCACAGTAATTTGATTCCGTGGCAGTTTGTTGCCCAAAAAACCGGTGCTCGCCTTAAGTTTGTTGAACTGACGCCAGAGCAAACCTTTGACCTCAACCACTACGAAAGCCTTTTGAGCGATCGCACGCGCTTAGTGGCTGTGGCCCATGTGTCCAACACGCTGGGGTGCCTCAACCCGATTCCCGAGATTGTCCGCCTTGCCCATGCCAAGGGGGCGCGGGTATTGGTGGATGCCTGCCAAAGTGTGCCTCACCTCCCCATTGATGTACAGCAGTTGGGTTGCGATTGGCTAGTGGCCTCTGGCCATAAAATGTGTGCCCCCACGGGTATCGGCTTCCTCTGGGGACGCTCGGAACTCCTGCGGCAAATGTCCCCCTTCTTGGGCGGCGGTGAAATGATTGCCGATGTCTTTCTTGACCATGCTACCTACGCTGATATTCCCCATAAGTTTGAAGCGGGAACGCCGGCCATTGCGGAGGCGATCGCCCTGGGGGCAGCGGTAGATTACCTGAGTCAGTGGGGGATGGCACGCATCCATGCCTACGAGCAGGAACTCACGGCCTACCTCTTTGAACGCCTCCAAGAGCTTCCTGCTGTCACGGTCTATGGCCCCAAATCAGGCGATCGCGCTGCCTTGGCCAGCTTTACGGTTGGTGAGGTGCACCCCCACGATCTCTCGACTATCCTGGATCAGTCGGGAATTGCGATTCGGGCAGGCCACCACTGCACTCAGCCTTTGCACCGCTATTTAGGGGTTCAATCCACGGCACGGGCTAGCCTTTACTTCTACAACACCCGCGCTGAAATTGATCAGTTTATTGCTGCTTTGGGGGAAGCGATTGCCTTCTTTAGCGAGGTCTTTGCCTAG
- a CDS encoding DNA polymerase III subunit alpha: protein MKIVGRQLVGWQAVYDIGVARDHNFLLANGAIAANCFNKSHSTAYGYVTYQTAFLKANFPVEYMAALLTANSGDQDKVQRYIATCLSMGIEVLPPDVNHSDIDFTPVGQKILFGLSAVRNVGQGVIAAILQARAEGGTFQSLADFCERVPRAGGDSRILNRRALESLIACGAMDSLHPQRNRNQLMQDLPLVLEWAQGRAKDRAVGQVNLFDMLAGGSNNESKGSYDPAPSAPPVDDLPDAEKLRQEKDLLGFYVSNHPLKDIHRPAAMIAPISLADLEQHTGQGVVSVIALLTALKAITTKRGERMAIVQLEDLTGQAEAVVFPKAYERIHGQLQLDHRLLLWGTLEMRDDRPQLLIEDAEPLEEVKLVLVDLPVEQAGDIQAQSRLSEVLKQQAGEMPKVPVVVKVTDGYHAQYVRLGPQFRVEDADRARHALTSAGFQAQASELLSLKL from the coding sequence GTGAAGATTGTTGGCCGGCAGTTGGTGGGGTGGCAAGCGGTCTATGACATTGGTGTTGCCAGGGATCACAACTTTCTTTTGGCCAATGGGGCGATCGCCGCTAATTGTTTCAACAAGTCCCACTCCACGGCCTACGGCTACGTTACCTATCAAACGGCATTTCTCAAGGCCAACTTTCCCGTCGAGTATATGGCAGCCTTGCTCACAGCAAATAGTGGCGACCAAGACAAGGTACAGCGCTATATTGCCACCTGCCTGAGCATGGGGATTGAGGTGTTACCCCCCGATGTGAATCACTCAGATATTGACTTTACTCCTGTGGGCCAAAAAATTCTTTTTGGTCTATCGGCAGTGCGCAATGTCGGGCAAGGGGTGATTGCGGCCATTTTGCAGGCACGGGCAGAGGGCGGCACCTTTCAAAGTTTGGCGGATTTTTGCGAACGGGTTCCCCGGGCAGGGGGCGATAGTCGCATTCTCAACCGTCGCGCCCTTGAATCCCTGATTGCCTGCGGTGCTATGGATAGTCTCCATCCCCAGCGCAACCGCAACCAACTGATGCAGGATCTCCCCCTCGTGCTGGAGTGGGCACAGGGGCGCGCCAAAGATCGGGCGGTGGGGCAAGTGAATCTCTTTGATATGTTGGCGGGGGGCTCCAACAATGAATCCAAGGGCAGCTATGACCCAGCCCCCAGTGCGCCCCCGGTTGATGATTTACCCGATGCCGAAAAGCTCCGCCAAGAAAAAGACCTACTGGGATTTTATGTATCGAACCATCCCCTCAAGGATATTCACCGGCCAGCGGCCATGATTGCCCCCATTAGCTTGGCCGATCTTGAACAGCACACAGGTCAAGGGGTGGTGAGTGTGATTGCCCTGCTGACGGCACTGAAGGCCATTACCACCAAGCGCGGCGAGCGAATGGCCATTGTCCAGTTGGAAGACCTCACGGGTCAGGCGGAAGCGGTGGTTTTTCCCAAGGCCTATGAGCGAATTCATGGGCAATTGCAGCTTGATCACCGCCTATTGCTGTGGGGCACCCTAGAAATGCGTGACGATCGCCCCCAACTACTGATTGAAGATGCCGAGCCCCTTGAAGAGGTGAAACTGGTGCTTGTGGATTTGCCCGTAGAGCAGGCGGGGGACATTCAGGCCCAAAGTCGCCTCTCGGAAGTGCTTAAGCAACAGGCGGGAGAAATGCCCAAGGTGCCGGTGGTGGTCAAAGTAACCGATGGCTACCATGCCCAGTACGTACGCCTAGGGCCACAGTTTCGCGTTGAGGATGCCGATCGCGCCCGCCATGCCCTCACCAGTGCCGGTTTTCAGGCCCAAGCCAGTGAACTGCTCAGCCTCAAGCTCTAG
- the rsmH gene encoding 16S rRNA (cytosine(1402)-N(4))-methyltransferase RsmH, whose amino-acid sequence MQDLEFSTYHQPVLAPAVLEALQPKAGGLYLDATVGGGGHTALLLRREPTCRVLAIDQDPMALAAAQEFLAPFGDRVQFWHGNFADLPVAEPMFDGILADLGVSSAQLDRPERGFSFRFDAPLDMRMNPANPLTAATVINHYSERELADIFYEYGEERFARRIARQIVARRPLNSTQELAQLVAHCLKASPRHRIHPATRVFQALRIYVNQELAVLDQFLARSPHWLKPTGRIAVISFHSLEDRRVKQAWRANPLLAVLTRKPIVADAVEVSRNPRSRSAKLRIAARTCA is encoded by the coding sequence ATGCAAGATTTGGAATTTTCTACGTACCATCAACCGGTGCTAGCACCTGCGGTGCTTGAGGCACTCCAGCCCAAGGCCGGGGGGCTATACTTGGATGCCACAGTGGGGGGTGGCGGACACACAGCGCTGCTCCTACGGCGTGAACCCACTTGTCGGGTACTCGCGATCGATCAAGACCCGATGGCTTTGGCAGCGGCTCAGGAGTTCCTTGCCCCTTTTGGCGATCGCGTCCAGTTTTGGCATGGCAACTTTGCTGATCTGCCTGTGGCTGAACCGATGTTTGATGGCATTCTCGCCGATTTAGGTGTGAGTTCTGCCCAATTGGATCGCCCAGAGCGAGGGTTTAGTTTTCGCTTTGATGCCCCCCTCGATATGCGCATGAATCCCGCTAACCCTTTGACAGCCGCAACGGTGATCAATCACTACAGCGAGCGAGAACTGGCGGATATTTTCTATGAATATGGGGAAGAACGCTTTGCCCGCCGCATTGCCCGCCAAATTGTGGCCCGTCGCCCCCTCAACAGCACCCAAGAACTGGCGCAGTTGGTTGCCCATTGCCTCAAGGCTTCCCCCCGACACCGCATTCATCCAGCCACACGGGTTTTTCAGGCCTTGCGTATCTATGTCAACCAAGAGTTAGCGGTGCTCGACCAATTTTTGGCGCGATCGCCCCACTGGTTAAAGCCCACAGGGCGCATTGCTGTTATTAGTTTCCATAGCTTGGAAGATCGCCGGGTGAAGCAGGCGTGGCGCGCCAATCCCCTTTTGGCAGTCCTGACTCGTAAACCAATCGTGGCGGATGCAGTGGAAGTGAGCCGGAACCCGCGATCGCGATCGGCAAAGCTACGAATTGCGGCGCGTACTTGTGCATGA